In Thermosphaera sp., a genomic segment contains:
- a CDS encoding 30S ribosomal protein S7 yields the protein MATEGHVVKLSEIKLFGKWTYDGIEVKDPSLKKYICLKPYILPHTGGRHEHRRFGKAEVPIVERLINKLMRPGENMGKKHLAYNIVKKSFELIHLRTGENPIQVLVRAIENAAPREETTRIMYGGISYHVSVDISPMRRIDIALRHLTEGAREKAFNSPIPIEEALADEIIAASNNDPKSYAIQKKEEIERIALSSR from the coding sequence TTGGCTACTGAAGGACACGTTGTGAAACTAAGCGAGATAAAGCTGTTTGGCAAGTGGACCTACGATGGGATCGAGGTAAAAGACCCAAGCTTGAAGAAGTACATTTGCCTCAAACCATACATACTCCCCCACACAGGGGGAAGACACGAGCACAGAAGGTTTGGAAAGGCTGAAGTACCCATCGTGGAGAGGCTCATCAACAAGTTAATGAGGCCCGGCGAGAACATGGGTAAAAAGCACTTGGCATACAACATCGTTAAGAAGTCCTTCGAGCTGATACATCTGAGAACCGGTGAAAACCCGATACAAGTTCTAGTTAGAGCCATTGAGAACGCTGCTCCTAGGGAAGAGACTACGAGAATCATGTATGGAGGCATCTCGTACCATGTTTCCGTGGACATTTCCCCCATGAGGAGAATAGACATAGCGCTTAGACACCTCACCGAAGGCGCTAGGGAGAAGGCCTTCAATTCTCCAATACCTATTGAAGAAGCACTGGCCGACGAGATAATAGCGGCTTCTAATAATGATCCCAAGAGCTACGCGATCCAGAAGAAGGAGGAAATCGAGAGAATAGCTCTGAGCAGCAGGTAG
- the rpsJ gene encoding 30S ribosomal protein S10, which translates to MSTVRMVKIKIWSTNIDVLEDFIGKIADIVKKTGVGMKGPIPLPTKKLKIRTLKLPHGEGKKKYERWEMRIHKRLLYIAEDERVMKQLIRIRVPPEIWMEIEL; encoded by the coding sequence ATGTCAACGGTGAGAATGGTTAAGATCAAGATATGGAGCACGAATATAGACGTGCTCGAGGACTTCATAGGTAAGATAGCCGACATCGTGAAGAAAACCGGCGTGGGCATGAAGGGGCCCATCCCATTGCCAACGAAGAAATTGAAGATTAGGACTCTGAAGCTACCACACGGAGAGGGTAAGAAGAAGTATGAGAGATGGGAGATGAGAATTCACAAGAGACTACTATATATTGCTGAAGACGAGAGAGTTATGAAGCAATTAATACGAATAAGAGTTCCGCCGGAGATTTGGATGGAGATCGAACTCTAA
- a CDS encoding 30S ribosomal protein S9, translating to MSEASVEKMKIVVATGKRKTSIARALIKPGKGRVWINGVPLEIFPVELARVKIMEPLMLVGDLGKRIDVRVNVQGGGVMSQAEACRTAIARGLLEYVNNDEEIRKIFVEYDRHMLSGDPRRTESKKWGRYSARRRWQKSYR from the coding sequence ATGAGTGAGGCGTCCGTTGAGAAAATGAAAATAGTCGTAGCCACCGGGAAGAGGAAGACGAGCATCGCTAGAGCATTGATTAAGCCCGGCAAGGGGAGAGTTTGGATCAACGGAGTCCCCCTGGAAATTTTTCCAGTAGAACTTGCGAGAGTAAAAATCATGGAGCCGCTAATGCTTGTTGGAGACTTGGGCAAGAGGATTGACGTAAGGGTAAACGTACAAGGTGGAGGAGTAATGAGCCAGGCTGAAGCATGCAGAACCGCCATAGCTAGGGGATTGCTCGAATACGTTAATAATGACGAAGAGATCAGGAAGATATTCGTAGAGTACGATAGACACATGCTGAGCGGCGACCCTAGGAGGACAGAGTCGAAGAAATGGGGAAGATACAGTGCTCGTAGGAGATGGCAGAAGAGCTACAGGTAG
- the rpsB gene encoding 30S ribosomal protein S2: MFEGEPIDSLGEQPITPRPGEKVIELLVPVDKYLSAGVHIGTHICTKFMEPFVYRVRSDGLFILDVRKIDDRLRIAGKFLARYEPTKIAVVSVRQYGKKPVTKMCQYIGCKTFTGRFLPGTFTNPSLKWYYEPDIVLLTDPRADAQALKEAAEIGIPIISFADTDNKTDFIDLVIPGNNKGRKSLALLYWILTRQVLRERGVIPANGELPEQPSEFEAEV, from the coding sequence ATGTTTGAAGGCGAGCCAATAGACAGTTTGGGCGAACAACCCATAACTCCGAGACCCGGTGAGAAGGTAATTGAACTCCTCGTGCCCGTCGACAAGTACTTGTCGGCAGGAGTTCACATAGGTACCCACATTTGCACTAAATTCATGGAGCCCTTCGTCTACAGGGTTAGAAGCGATGGTTTATTCATACTTGATGTTAGAAAAATAGATGATAGGCTGAGAATAGCGGGGAAATTCCTCGCTAGGTATGAGCCAACTAAGATCGCTGTAGTCTCGGTTAGACAGTACGGGAAGAAGCCCGTCACTAAAATGTGCCAATACATCGGCTGTAAAACCTTCACCGGTAGATTCCTGCCGGGGACATTCACGAACCCCAGCCTTAAATGGTACTACGAACCCGATATCGTGCTACTCACCGACCCGAGAGCTGATGCGCAGGCTTTAAAGGAAGCCGCTGAGATCGGAATCCCGATAATCTCGTTCGCCGATACTGACAATAAAACCGATTTCATAGATTTAGTTATACCTGGGAACAACAAAGGGAGGAAGAGCCTGGCACTGCTCTACTGGATACTCACGAGACAAGTGTTAAGGGAACGCGGCGTCATACCCGCTAACGGCGAATTGCCCGAGCAACCCTCAGAGTTCGAGGCCGAAGTATAG
- the tuf gene encoding translation elongation factor EF-1 subunit alpha — protein MSSASQKPHLNLVIIGHVDHGKSTMTGHILYRLGYFDQKTIQMIEEESKKMGKESFKFAWLLDRMKEERERGVTISLSYMKFETKKYFFTIIDAPGHRDFVKNMITGASQADAAILVVSARKGEFEAGMSPEGQTREHAILAKTMGINQLIVAINKMDATEPPYSEKRYQEVKEVLGKFLKSLGFNIEKIPFIPISAWTGENLIERSPNTPWYNGPTLVESLDMLEVPSKPIDKPLRIPIQDVYAISGVGTVPVGRVETGVLKVGDKLIFNPPGVIGEVRSIETHHTKIEKAEPGDNIGFNVRGVERKDIKRGDVAGHPTNPPLVADEFTARIFVIWHPTAITVGYTPVIHVHTASIACRITEIVAKLDPRTGKEVEKNPQFVKQGDAAVVKFKPIKPLVIEKYSDFPALGRFAMRDMGKTIGIGQVLEVKPFEQQKK, from the coding sequence ATGAGCTCTGCATCGCAAAAACCCCATTTGAACCTAGTAATAATAGGGCACGTTGACCATGGAAAAAGCACAATGACAGGGCACATTCTCTACCGTCTAGGCTACTTTGATCAAAAAACTATTCAGATGATTGAAGAAGAATCCAAGAAGATGGGTAAGGAAAGCTTCAAGTTCGCTTGGCTCCTAGATAGAATGAAGGAGGAGCGTGAGCGCGGAGTAACTATTTCGCTGTCTTACATGAAATTCGAGACGAAAAAGTACTTCTTCACCATCATCGACGCGCCCGGCCACAGGGACTTCGTTAAAAACATGATTACCGGTGCAAGCCAAGCAGATGCTGCTATACTCGTCGTTAGTGCTAGAAAAGGAGAGTTCGAGGCTGGAATGAGCCCCGAGGGGCAGACCCGTGAGCACGCTATTCTCGCGAAGACTATGGGTATCAACCAATTGATAGTCGCCATCAACAAAATGGATGCCACCGAGCCACCTTACAGTGAGAAGAGATATCAGGAAGTGAAGGAGGTTCTAGGAAAATTCCTGAAGAGTCTCGGATTCAACATTGAAAAGATACCCTTCATACCTATCTCGGCCTGGACTGGCGAAAACCTCATAGAAAGATCCCCTAACACGCCCTGGTACAACGGGCCTACTCTCGTAGAATCATTGGATATGCTTGAAGTCCCCAGCAAACCTATTGACAAGCCATTAAGAATACCCATACAAGATGTCTACGCCATCTCGGGAGTTGGAACAGTGCCTGTTGGAAGAGTTGAAACCGGAGTACTGAAGGTTGGCGACAAGCTTATATTCAACCCGCCGGGCGTTATTGGAGAAGTGAGAAGTATTGAGACTCATCACACCAAGATCGAGAAGGCTGAGCCTGGCGACAACATCGGGTTCAACGTCAGAGGTGTCGAGCGCAAGGATATCAAGAGGGGAGACGTTGCTGGCCACCCGACCAACCCGCCGCTAGTTGCCGACGAGTTCACAGCCCGTATCTTCGTGATATGGCATCCCACTGCCATAACAGTTGGATACACTCCAGTTATACACGTCCACACTGCTAGCATAGCATGCCGGATAACCGAGATAGTTGCTAAACTCGACCCCAGAACGGGTAAAGAGGTTGAAAAGAACCCGCAGTTCGTTAAACAGGGTGATGCCGCAGTAGTGAAGTTCAAGCCGATTAAGCCGCTAGTAATTGAAAAGTATTCCGACTTCCCAGCGCTTGGAAGGTTTGCCATGCGTGACATGGGTAAGACGATAGGAATCGGTCAAGTACTTGAAGTTAAACCCTTTGAACAACAGAAGAAGTAA
- a CDS encoding DUF2118 domain-containing protein encodes MSEYFFPEAFVENGLGEGRVICLTGTRAYVSPARGLAGPECGKVFSSVPFEKLVEFLDLEKSCFLKDVIIVYMDEGDRYRGFYVRKGESVRLLEVSGSIITIHKKEGEQVEAHEKIGFIVTNKREVRVIKSPVKGILLAVIDLTWESPEKVIMVLTSEQPREIIVGKNP; translated from the coding sequence ATGAGCGAGTATTTCTTCCCAGAGGCGTTTGTAGAGAACGGGCTGGGGGAAGGGAGGGTTATCTGCTTAACTGGAACACGGGCTTATGTTTCACCGGCTCGCGGGCTTGCGGGACCAGAGTGCGGCAAAGTTTTCTCAAGCGTTCCCTTCGAAAAACTCGTTGAATTCCTAGATCTTGAAAAATCATGCTTCTTGAAAGACGTAATAATCGTATACATGGATGAGGGTGACCGCTACAGAGGATTCTACGTTCGTAAAGGCGAGAGCGTCCGACTACTAGAGGTCTCGGGATCGATTATTACGATTCACAAGAAGGAGGGTGAGCAAGTCGAAGCTCACGAGAAAATAGGGTTCATAGTAACTAATAAGAGGGAGGTCAGGGTTATTAAATCACCCGTAAAAGGTATATTACTAGCCGTAATAGATCTTACCTGGGAATCACCTGAAAAAGTTATAATGGTGTTGACCAGTGAGCAACCAAGAGAAATCATTGTTGGAAAAAATCCGTGA
- the amrB gene encoding AmmeMemoRadiSam system protein B, with translation MKKRLPVVSGYFYPSDKRELESLIEWSFTHPIGPGTLPKISATRRKETIGYISPHAGYIYSGPVAAHTYFQMAMDGVPETVIILGTNHTGYGALVSIYPGGTWETPLGSMEVDSELGKAIAEKSHIAELDEYAHVEEHSIEVQLPFIQYIYGNRVRILPVVLGLHTPDTAMDLARSIMEAVSSLKRDVILVASSDFNHYDPHEITVKKDSDAISMILRLDSLGFYNTLLREDISVCGPGGIMVLIEYSKLLLKEKARAELLKYATSGDVSGDKSHVVGYASIRFSS, from the coding sequence TTGAAGAAAAGGCTCCCCGTAGTATCAGGATATTTTTACCCCAGTGATAAGAGAGAGCTTGAATCCCTGATCGAATGGTCCTTCACTCATCCAATAGGTCCGGGAACACTTCCAAAGATATCAGCCACGAGAAGGAAGGAAACCATTGGTTACATCTCACCGCACGCAGGCTACATCTACAGCGGCCCTGTTGCCGCCCACACGTATTTTCAAATGGCCATGGACGGGGTCCCCGAGACCGTCATCATACTGGGTACTAATCACACTGGGTATGGCGCATTAGTCTCAATATACCCTGGCGGCACGTGGGAAACCCCTCTCGGCTCCATGGAAGTCGACTCCGAGCTGGGGAAGGCTATTGCCGAGAAAAGCCATATCGCTGAGCTAGACGAGTACGCGCATGTTGAAGAACACTCCATAGAAGTACAACTCCCCTTCATCCAGTACATTTATGGAAACAGGGTGAGGATCCTCCCGGTAGTCCTTGGCCTCCACACTCCTGACACCGCCATGGACCTTGCTAGATCTATCATGGAGGCCGTTTCATCGTTGAAAAGGGACGTTATCCTAGTGGCAAGCAGCGACTTCAACCACTACGATCCACACGAGATAACCGTGAAGAAAGACTCAGACGCCATTTCAATGATACTGAGGCTCGACTCCCTCGGCTTCTACAATACCTTGCTGAGAGAAGATATCTCGGTATGCGGTCCTGGAGGAATCATGGTGTTGATAGAGTATTCTAAACTACTCCTTAAAGAGAAGGCTAGGGCCGAGCTCTTGAAATACGCAACAAGCGGGGATGTCTCAGGGGATAAATCACACGTTGTAGGATACGCGTCAATAAGGTTCTCGTCTTAA
- a CDS encoding 30S ribosomal protein S11, whose product MSFSSRELKWGVTHIYSSLNNTIIHITDLSGAETVSRYSGGMVVKADREKPSPYAAMIAASKAAYEAMDKGITAIHIKVRAPGGHGSKTPGPGAQAAIRALARAGFVIGRIEDVTPIPHDTTRRPGGRRGRRV is encoded by the coding sequence ATGTCGTTTTCCTCAAGAGAGTTGAAGTGGGGAGTAACCCACATATATAGTAGCTTAAACAACACTATTATTCACATCACAGACTTGAGCGGCGCGGAAACAGTGAGCAGGTATAGTGGGGGAATGGTCGTTAAAGCCGACAGGGAGAAGCCGAGCCCCTATGCTGCCATGATAGCTGCTTCAAAAGCAGCGTATGAAGCAATGGATAAGGGTATCACTGCGATTCACATCAAAGTAAGAGCTCCAGGCGGCCACGGGTCGAAGACGCCGGGGCCGGGCGCGCAAGCCGCTATTAGAGCTCTGGCTAGAGCAGGCTTCGTCATCGGTAGGATCGAGGACGTTACCCCGATACCTCACGACACGACCAGGCGGCCAGGCGGAAGGAGAGGTAGAAGAGTCTAA
- a CDS encoding 30S ribosomal protein S13, with amino-acid sequence MSTQQSFRQIIRVLETDIDGSLPLLYGLAEVKGLGYAFSLAVTRILGLDPNTRIGYLTDEEVKKIEALVKNPQAYGIPSWMFNRRKDYATGKDLHLIGAELIYFVKEDIEREKRIKSWRGVRHALGLKVRGQRTRTTGRLGVTVGVRKKKQAQQPKQG; translated from the coding sequence GTGAGCACTCAGCAATCTTTCAGGCAGATCATCAGAGTGTTGGAAACGGATATAGATGGGTCTCTCCCATTACTGTACGGGCTCGCGGAAGTCAAGGGTCTAGGTTACGCTTTCTCCTTAGCAGTGACTCGAATTCTCGGCCTAGACCCCAATACACGAATTGGCTACTTAACCGATGAAGAAGTTAAGAAGATTGAAGCCCTCGTGAAAAACCCGCAGGCTTATGGCATTCCCTCGTGGATGTTTAACAGGAGAAAAGACTATGCAACTGGAAAAGACCTGCATTTGATCGGTGCTGAGCTTATCTACTTCGTCAAGGAAGACATTGAGAGAGAAAAGAGGATAAAGAGCTGGCGCGGAGTTAGACACGCGCTAGGGTTGAAAGTCCGCGGCCAGAGAACACGTACCACTGGTAGGCTGGGAGTTACGGTGGGAGTTAGAAAGAAGAAGCAGGCTCAACAGCCGAAGCAGGGGTGA
- a CDS encoding 30S ribosomal protein S4, which translates to MGDPRKPRKKWSGPRHPWRKEILVYETQLLGQYGLRNKRELWKASSIIRYYRHRARSLLGEPAEVREVQGKILIEKLVKLGLLKEGAKLEDALNLRVEDILERRLQTIVYKKGLAKTLYQARQLIVHGHIAIAGRRIKSPGYIVSLEEEPLIDYAPFSPFKERSAGEGGS; encoded by the coding sequence ATGGGTGATCCACGTAAGCCTAGAAAGAAGTGGAGTGGTCCGAGACATCCATGGAGAAAGGAGATACTAGTATATGAAACCCAGTTGCTTGGCCAATATGGGCTCAGAAACAAGAGGGAGTTGTGGAAGGCCTCGTCAATTATACGATACTACCGTCACAGGGCGCGCTCACTGCTTGGTGAGCCTGCTGAAGTTCGCGAAGTACAGGGGAAGATCCTCATAGAGAAACTAGTGAAGCTTGGCCTTCTCAAAGAGGGTGCTAAGCTCGAGGATGCTTTGAACTTGAGGGTTGAAGACATATTGGAGAGGAGGTTGCAGACGATAGTCTATAAGAAGGGGCTGGCTAAGACGCTATATCAGGCGAGACAGTTAATAGTTCACGGCCACATAGCCATCGCTGGAAGAAGAATTAAGTCGCCCGGATACATAGTTTCGCTCGAGGAGGAACCCCTTATCGATTATGCTCCTTTCAGCCCATTCAAAGAAAGGAGCGCGGGAGAGGGTGGTAGCTAA
- a CDS encoding 50S ribosomal protein L18e — translation MIELRKTNIVLRRVIKELEKASKQNDAPIWERVAEELSKPTRRRRAVNLSRLNRHTVDGDVVVVPGKVLGAGIIDHKITVAAYAFSRTAYDKLLKAGCRVVSITELVRENPKGSNVKIIG, via the coding sequence ATGATTGAGTTGAGGAAGACGAACATAGTTTTGAGAAGAGTGATTAAGGAGTTGGAGAAAGCCTCTAAACAGAACGATGCCCCCATATGGGAGCGCGTCGCCGAGGAGTTGTCGAAGCCGACTAGGAGGCGCCGAGCTGTTAACTTGAGCAGGCTGAACAGACATACTGTTGACGGGGACGTGGTGGTTGTTCCAGGAAAGGTTTTGGGTGCTGGAATAATAGACCACAAAATAACCGTAGCTGCTTATGCTTTCTCTAGGACCGCCTACGATAAGCTTTTGAAAGCTGGATGTAGGGTGGTCAGTATCACGGAGCTTGTGAGGGAGAACCCTAAGGGGTCAAACGTCAAGATAATAGGGTGA
- the fni gene encoding type 2 isopentenyl-diphosphate Delta-isomerase → MSSIYSRKLQHLEIVASKDVDFTGKCSEYFNDIILIHQAIPGFRIDEVDTRFPFLGYELKAPLMITGITGGAKETLEINRKLAQLAAQHGIALGLGSQRPILTSNFDQDVLKTYRVAREVAGSVPLIGNIGFNTLKTTSIQDIKHLIDAVGVDALAVHLNPAQEVIQPEGDTDFSDDIIYRLRDLVKEAGVPVLVKEVGNGLSYEVVKRLSSEAGIRIFDVAGACGTSWVKVEMYRNTSDSIKKNIAQLLGDWGIPTPISIIEARLASRESTIIASGGVWDGLRAVKSLALGADMAGFAKPVLIKLLSEGYEAASKYVEEYVESLKTVMFLIGARSLGDVKKKPVVLGGSIKSYMSSRGFDTDKYLEMLKK, encoded by the coding sequence TTGAGTAGTATTTACTCGAGAAAGCTCCAGCACTTAGAGATAGTGGCTTCGAAGGACGTAGATTTCACGGGTAAGTGTTCTGAGTACTTCAACGATATCATCCTAATACATCAAGCAATTCCGGGTTTCAGAATAGATGAAGTCGACACTCGGTTTCCATTCCTAGGGTATGAGCTTAAAGCACCACTTATGATAACAGGTATAACCGGAGGTGCAAAGGAGACTCTCGAGATAAACAGGAAGCTGGCCCAGTTAGCCGCTCAACACGGGATTGCCCTAGGCCTCGGTAGTCAAAGACCGATTTTAACCAGCAACTTCGACCAAGACGTGTTGAAAACCTACCGAGTAGCAAGGGAGGTCGCAGGCAGTGTTCCATTGATAGGGAACATAGGTTTCAACACACTTAAAACAACCAGTATTCAAGACATCAAACACTTGATAGATGCAGTGGGAGTTGATGCTCTGGCAGTACACTTAAACCCAGCACAGGAGGTCATACAGCCCGAGGGAGATACCGACTTCTCGGATGACATAATCTACCGCTTGAGAGACCTTGTTAAGGAAGCAGGCGTTCCCGTGCTCGTTAAAGAAGTTGGGAATGGGTTATCATACGAAGTCGTGAAAAGGCTGTCCTCCGAGGCTGGAATAAGGATCTTTGACGTTGCAGGAGCGTGCGGGACGAGCTGGGTTAAGGTCGAAATGTATAGGAACACTTCAGACTCTATTAAAAAGAATATAGCGCAACTCCTCGGAGACTGGGGCATTCCGACTCCAATATCAATCATCGAGGCTAGATTGGCGAGCAGGGAATCAACCATCATAGCGTCGGGCGGGGTTTGGGACGGCTTAAGAGCTGTTAAATCACTGGCATTGGGGGCTGACATGGCTGGCTTCGCGAAACCGGTTTTGATAAAACTGTTAAGCGAGGGATACGAGGCTGCGTCAAAATACGTTGAAGAATACGTTGAGTCTTTAAAGACCGTCATGTTCCTAATAGGGGCTAGGAGCCTGGGCGACGTTAAGAAGAAACCAGTGGTTCTAGGGGGCTCGATCAAATCCTACATGAGCTCTAGAGGGTTCGACACGGACAAGTACCTGGAGATGCTCAAGAAATGA
- a CDS encoding DNA-directed RNA polymerase subunit N, with protein MLFPVRCFTCGAPIGHLWEEYEKKVKAGEDPGKVLDELGVKRYCCRRMFLSYVDVSKEVLQFPKIS; from the coding sequence ATGCTATTCCCCGTGAGATGCTTCACTTGCGGCGCCCCCATAGGACATTTATGGGAGGAATATGAGAAAAAAGTTAAAGCAGGCGAAGATCCTGGGAAAGTCTTAGATGAATTAGGTGTTAAAAGGTATTGTTGCAGGAGAATGTTTTTATCTTACGTGGATGTCTCAAAAGAGGTTTTACAATTCCCCAAGATATCGTGA
- a CDS encoding DNA-directed RNA polymerase subunit D, with protein sequence MLALKIEVLEQKPLLIRLKISGISLPLLNSVRRVIIAEVPTMAIDYVAFMENSSVFYDEYVAHRLGLIPLTSDEALEKYKNPEECREAGEKGLFSEDCFVRLSLEGEGGDQVVTLYSESLVSSDPDVKPIFEKIPIVKLIKSQKVKLEAYARLGRGREHIKWSPVSVAAHKYVPKILLNPKLCKSQDCLKCIEVCPKEVFEFREGEVRAKKEKVLDCTMCKLCENACPTGAVKIAHEEDEYVLTLELTGALSAKNVLLESVKILEKKLDDFVSALKEKGV encoded by the coding sequence GTGTTAGCTTTGAAGATAGAGGTGTTAGAACAGAAACCGCTGCTCATCCGCTTGAAAATTAGTGGAATCAGCCTACCGCTCCTAAACTCCGTAAGGAGGGTCATAATAGCTGAAGTGCCTACAATGGCCATCGACTACGTCGCGTTCATGGAGAACTCGTCGGTCTTCTACGATGAGTATGTTGCACACAGGCTGGGGCTGATACCCCTAACTAGTGATGAAGCATTAGAGAAGTACAAGAATCCAGAAGAATGCCGAGAAGCCGGCGAGAAGGGGTTGTTCTCAGAGGACTGTTTCGTACGCTTAAGCCTCGAGGGCGAAGGAGGAGACCAGGTAGTCACGCTATACAGTGAATCCCTGGTTTCAAGCGACCCCGATGTGAAACCGATTTTCGAGAAAATCCCCATTGTAAAGCTAATAAAGTCTCAAAAAGTAAAGCTTGAAGCATATGCAAGGCTTGGAAGAGGAAGAGAGCATATTAAATGGAGCCCCGTCTCAGTCGCCGCGCACAAATACGTCCCTAAAATACTTCTGAACCCTAAGCTCTGCAAATCACAGGATTGCTTAAAGTGCATTGAAGTCTGCCCCAAGGAGGTTTTCGAGTTCCGTGAGGGGGAAGTGAGGGCGAAGAAGGAGAAGGTATTGGATTGCACCATGTGCAAGTTGTGTGAGAACGCGTGTCCAACCGGGGCGGTCAAGATAGCTCATGAGGAAGACGAGTACGTCTTAACCCTGGAATTAACGGGTGCTTTATCAGCTAAGAATGTTTTATTAGAGTCTGTTAAAATACTTGAGAAAAAGCTTGATGATTTCGTTAGCGCGCTGAAGGAGAAGGGTGTTTAA
- a CDS encoding 50S ribosomal protein L13, translating into MSGEKVLFVDASNQILGRLASIVAKKLLEGYKVVIVNSEKAVLSGDRVRVIEGYKIILKAKTHRNPEKSGIHRPRTPATILKRAIKRMLPYDQPKGREALRRLRIYVGVPKSLIGKEFVRFEEADVSRLKQRYVYVSEVAKALGWRGLNE; encoded by the coding sequence TTGAGCGGGGAGAAGGTATTATTCGTAGACGCATCAAACCAGATCCTCGGGAGGCTTGCAAGCATTGTGGCGAAAAAGCTCCTTGAAGGATACAAAGTCGTCATAGTCAACTCCGAGAAGGCTGTTTTAAGCGGAGATAGAGTCAGGGTTATTGAGGGCTACAAGATCATTTTAAAGGCCAAAACCCATCGAAATCCCGAAAAATCGGGTATTCACCGACCCAGGACCCCTGCTACGATACTGAAGAGAGCAATCAAGAGAATGCTCCCATACGACCAACCAAAGGGTAGGGAGGCTTTAAGAAGACTAAGGATCTATGTTGGTGTTCCAAAGAGTTTAATAGGAAAAGAATTCGTTAGGTTTGAAGAAGCCGATGTATCTAGGCTTAAACAAAGATATGTTTACGTCAGCGAAGTAGCCAAGGCTCTGGGATGGAGGGGTTTGAATGAGTGA